A window of Malania oleifera isolate guangnan ecotype guangnan chromosome 2, ASM2987363v1, whole genome shotgun sequence genomic DNA:
AGAATTCTGTCCTCAGACTAAAAGAAAGATGGTTATAAATTTTACACATTTGGATAACCGAACTTATGTTGCTGATGAGTGGTCACTCTCAGAGGttgttgattttttatcatcTAAATGATCTTGTACATAACTTGGCACCCTCTTGGTGCCCCTTAACGACACATTTACCACTTTAcgtataaaaaaattattagaacCCCTAATGAGTTTATTTCAAGGGTATCTTATACTTACTATAGTAGCACCATACAAAAACTCTacaagaatttgaaaatttttacctCTTTTGAGCTAATGTTATTAATGATTGGAATTTGATAAATATAAGGTTCTAATGCAGGTAACTTAAcagacctaaaaaaaaaaattttcactcATTTAGCACCCAAACACCTCAAGGACCTCAACAACGATATGGATTACATGAACCTTTTTCCCTCACTCAGCTTGCTTTAGAACTATTTCATCTGTTAAGGTTTATTAAAAATCTTTTAGATATCTCTGTCCATGTCCCTTTTTTTGTCTTCCTCTTGTCCTTATAACTTCCACCTCTTTCCTCCTGCTGCATATATTTGTCTAACATGCAGATATTTAAACTTTCAGAACTAATTCTTTCTTTTCTTGGTCATGTTGCAGTTCTTCTAGCCTCTAGCTATATGTAATCATCTCATGTTCTGTCATTTTCTGTATTGCTGCTCATCCATAAGAATGTTCTCATTTCAGTAGCATTCAAATATTTTTGCCTAATGCCTAGATCTATTAAATGTAGCCAATATCACAGTTCTATAtaattttaccttttttttttctttaatttgacAGCTATCATATGGTCACAAAGTACTGCATAAGTACTTAACTAAATTTAGTCATCCTACTTTAAAATTATTGTGCAGTATTGTCAATATCTCCATCTTGATGAATAATTGATTACAAATACTAAATagaaaaattccaaaatataTCAATTTTAGGTACTTCTTAATCACTGGCGTTTACTATAGTTGATCCTTCTTGCCTATTATTACTAAATGTGTATTATATGTATTCTGTTCTAATCTTACTTATTCTGAAACCTCTAGATTAGAGTTTATCTTGTAAGTCCCATGTCATCATCATATAATATACTATGTCAtatatcttgtaagattcataaCTAATTTAAAATGTTAGTGTTTTAACATAGATCCTTGATATAAACATAACATTTCCATGTAATAAATTTGTTTTTCCTCCAATTCTCATCCTTTTTACCACTGCGATTTGCATATTATTGATCGCATTAACAGACATGTTCTTTCTAAATCCATCAAGTTGCCTCTGTGGAGACCTTATGATGGTTTTTCTAGGTCAAGACAAATAACGTGTACATCTTCTTTCTCGTATATGTACCCTCTCAATTAATGTCCTAAGCAGCTAGATTTCATGGTTGATGTTTTTAGCCTAATTCCAACTATGTTCTTTTATGCCCTTGTTTTATGTCTCATTTCTCTTCTATTCCCCCTTTGGTTCAATTCCATTATTTATATTTCACATTCTCATTGACAACAGTATGCATAATGCACTTTCTAAAGATTTTTTGAAGTCTTGTTGCCATTTCAtacctttattttttaaaactatatatTTTTCATGTTACCATTTTCATACctttatttttttcaaacaatatatttttcatgatttcatAATGTGGCTATTTGGCATTTCCTATTTTAATCCAGGAAGAATCCCCTTTTCGTACTTGGAGGATATTCACATGAGGTTCATGAAAAACTATGGCAGAGTGGCCCACTACGCACCTGCTTACGCAATGAATGATGAATTCTCAAGAGTCTTGCATCAGCAAATGGAATTTTTCTCTAGTAATCCCAGTGCTGATACtctcaatcgtgtcagaggtgaAGTTGGTGAGGCAAGTATCATCTGTTATGCTGGAACATGGTTTTGTTGGCGTGCTTGCAAGACACCAGTCTTCGTATGTATGCATGCGTGTGATGAGCAAAGTTTGTTATCACAACTAGTGAtgtttcaaaaatgaaaatggatTGCTTGATATTAGCCCGAGAATCAGAGTTTAGTTCATTCCTAGGCTCTGTCGAATAACGCAGTGCCTTGTATAAACTTTTCAGTGGTGCTAATTTGAATTCAGCTTGGCCACTATACATTGCAAGGGGATATATGCTGCAATACTAGCCAATTAATCTAGGCACTAAGATTAAAGTTCCATGGTATTTAATTGGTATTTTAGTGTTGTGACTTGATTTCGGCGCTGCCCTTCTGAATTCTGGGGTGTGTAATCTTTCCAGTTTTCCAtctgcctccccccccccccacccccacctccgaaaaaaaaaaaaaaaaaagagtttggcATTTGCAATAGGCAAGCTTCTTTGAAATAGTCATTAGCTTTATCTATTTGACATCTAATAGCATCGATATGAGGAGAGTCTGGTTGAGTCTGTGTGCACATATTTGTTTTTTCCCCTTAAATTTCGCAGGGTTAATATTTTGTGTgtatttgggttttttttttttccctttttctgtTGGTGATTTATTATATTCCTATTTCTTTATGAGAAGCTTCATGGTTTGTAGGCAATATGACTGTCTGGATTAGGTCTATTTATTACAATGAGGAGTTTTCTGAATATATTTCCCGTTTGTAATATCTTTTCAGATAGAGTATCTTTTGTAGATTCAACACATTCAATTTTTAACTAAAAACATTGTATTTCCCAATCTTTGATCTGATGTTGGTTGAATTGTAATATTTTGATTGATCTTAAGAGTTTGGAAGCTATGACATATAGGCACTTCACCATATTGACATTTTCTGTGTTGCTTGTCTGATAAGACATCTGTTTGCTAGTGTCCAATGCTTGTTGCACACAAGCAAATAGGTGTACATTTTGTCTGGAACTTGTTTTATAATTATTCTTTTAAAGTGAAATGGTTAGAGCAGTTGTAATGTTCATAAATGTCCATGAATGTGGGACCCACGTGAGTTTTAATGTCTAGAGcttttatggtattatatttttattgtgCTTACGTCTGAAAACTGATGTTCAGATACGAACCATCATGGTTGAAAACATTGAGAAGATACTGGAAAGAGGCGATCGGATTGAACTTCTTGTCGACAAAACGGCAACAATGCAAGACAGTGCCTTTCACTTCAGGAAGCAATCTAAGCGCCTTCATCGAGCTCTTTGGATGAAAAATTTCAAGCTCTTGTAAGTATCTCCAATGATTTACTTCTCCAAACTTAGGAGTAAGGTCTTCAACTTTTATTCTTTTATGGGTATAGCTTCTTGGGGCTTTTTTGGGTGGACTAAAGAGTCTGAATCTAGTTAGAACTTGTATGGAGATCTCGATTTGGACAAGTATCTTCTTTCCAAGAGAACTTTCCAATTAATTTTGAATCCAAAACATAATAGTAAGATTGAATATGAACATTAGGAGTTATTTCTGTCCAAATTAAAGGAAAAAGTATAATGGATGAAAGATGAGTATGCCTTGCATTGTTATGGTTGTGCTATAGCCTATAGTGGTTACTATATTGAAAAGTGGGATGTATAAAAACTATGAGAATGTGTGTGTGAGATTTCTTGACCCTAAATATCCATTGTTGAGTTGGTCGCTATAACATTACAATCACTGGTTAAGAAGGTGATTAACGACTCAAGACTCTGTATTCAGCCAAATGACAACTGTACTGCTATCACCATGCCATCCCCTTGAAGTATCATCACCGCAATGCCATCACAAACTGACTTGTGCTACTCTGACCTATCGCATTAAATTTGGGTACTTTTGCTGCCCCATTGACAAATGTCTGCTGCCTTCATCTTTTAATAATGCTGCCACCATGCTATTTTTCGTCTTGGTACTTCACAAATTATCCTTGTAAACTACGACCTGCATGGGCATTTTTCCATCTTCCTTGGACCACCTCACCCTATAAGCTGCTTCTCATTCCATGTACAATTAGTAAATCTCATATTCTCATGGTTCATGAATTTATTCTGGAAATAAATTTTTGTAGGCCTTGCagcatttaatatttttttatgagtCTTAATTGAGAGGATTTATGTGACTAGTCTTTCTCTGTtgagttttattatattttatgcgTAGTACAAAGGTTTATTAGATTTTATGCGGAGTACAAAGGAGGTTTGCACTTTTTGTTAGCGTAGACtggtgtcacgggctaagcttgttcagggcattatgcttgcctatgaccgcttatctcgtgtgtttgggatgggtttccatcatgtaaatactagtgtagggttattttctagtatttctttcattgtaagccaaataaggcagtatgactcctcggtcactttgatgtttcctagtgctagagtgagaatggcctagaaagctctttaggggagggtgagtgttcatcaatcattgtaaaactcactagcaattgtcaacgtgcttagcctacttgcctccctcgctaagtacaacatgtcaacggaggatttgttaatgaattacgtttggttcaatatttactgcttggttgccacggctttcatgaattgataattatttccgctgctatctgattgaatgttaatgaaagtgcttcgtggatgaatgttggtaaacaaaaggctggctagttaagcaagagtgctttagctagcgccgcacggcccttcacaacggtgtgaaaaaggtggaccgtgacatttggtatcagagcccaagtcggtgacacttggtgagagcccaaggttgagttgctacgtgaattcgattgccttcgttgttggatttggaaagctttggtaagtgaccatggcaccaaacactgctgagaggatcagcgtgctggaagcataggttgaagagtcaaccaacactatggccgcggaggtggcccagatgagagaacttgttgatgaagtgaggggatcacaaaaacatcaagcaggtttgataggcgacatgtcagaggactttcgccacactgtggaaactttgcaagcccggatggcaaatctggatgcaaaggtaaatgtgatggttcttgctatggggaactccaacactccgggagttagcaaaaccaaggtgccagaacccaggacgtatgggggtgcccgagatgccaaggagttagagaacttcttgtttgatgtggagcagtactttcgcgttgtgaggatggcctcagaacaggcaaaggtggatactgcgaccatgtacttggttggtgatgccaagctgtggtggcgtaccaagtacagagaaattgaaaatggaagctgtgtgattgatagttgggcagacttgaggagagagctcaaggcccaattctttcctgagaacgttgagtataatgcaaggagaaaactgagagatctcaagcatacgggttcaatcagtgactatgtgaaacaattttctgctttaatgttggatattcgggatatgtcggagaaggacaagttgttctattttctagaggggatgaaaccgtgggcaataactgaacttcatagacaaagggttcaagacttgtcaactgcacaagcggctgcagaacgcttgacagactacgctggtgatgagaccacttcgtccaaacggtttggcggagagggaaacggtggaaagtctttcaagaatggcaaacccaagagtgggggagccgaccctaattcatcaacctcacaggaagcatCGTCGTCTCGAggattcaacacacccaatggaaaggggaagagtaaaattgagtgtttcttgtgtcggggtcctcatagagtttttgagtgccctcacaaagcatcacttaatgccttacaggcttccattgtagaacaggcagtggaagacgatggggaagaggatgaagccccgagggtgggttcagtgcggttagtgaacgcattggaaaagcaggcaaaaacaccgaaagttacacgagcaaaagggttaatgtttgtggacttgaggataaatgggaagagtactcgcgctatggtggatacgggagctactcataattttgtttcgcagttggaagcaggaagactcaacttatccttagagaaggatacaggacgcgtgaaagcagttaactctgtagcccagcctactctgggagtagccaagcaagtggtgataaagcttggacagtgggaaggtcatgcgaatttcacagcggtgccattggatgactatccagtcattctcggaatggagttcctaatggggacgagggcagtgctgatgccttcggctggttccctgtgtctgatgggagatcactcgtgcatggtgcaagtcgttgcaacgaaaggagacgaagggaagtccctttcagccatacaactcaatgaaggattgggtcagggtgagcaaacacgtctagccacggtggtggtagacaaagaagtaggccaagagctggagcctacgaccatccaagcggtgttggatgaggataaggaggtgttgccggataagctgcctcaaaatttgccttcacgacggactgtggagcaagagatcaagttgttatcaggagtgaaaccacctgctaaagggccatgttggattgcgccccgagagatagtagagttggggaagcaacttgatgaagtggaagcgggatgtgttcgcccttccaaaacaccgttgggagcatcggtgtcgtttcataggaaacatgaagagcatctacggaaggtgttcgacaggctgaagggaaacagtctggatgtgaagaaggagaatttctctttcgctcggtggagcaacaaattccttggtcaagtcgttgaacaaggtcgtatccggaggggtatggagaaagtaaggatgattcaagaacggaagatccccacaacagtgaaggagttgcgttcctttcttggccttactagatgctgcaggaagttcgttaaggggtattcgcggagaatgactccaatgacaggactactggggaggtattattggccgcacacgcgggatgatgtggttaattataccaaaacttgtctcacttgccaacaagacaagggggagcggaagaagtatggtactttcatggccgcaccaaagtactgtttggcagaggggacgacacaattgttccttgtgactgttgtgaaacattggggttttccccaagttattatttgtgaccaagatttaatgttcactgacaacttcttaacagagtttttcaggatattcaggtcacatcttgacatctcttcgagttatcatcaacagatagacggacagatgaagagattcagagagctactagatgagtacttgtgccattttgtcaacgacaaccagaagaatggcgtgcaactacttcatgtggctccgttctgtggcaacgcccaaaggcgctcaacaaccaacaagagcccttttgtgCTTGTTATagaccagctgccgctgttacctcacacagtgggcgagccgtacagacgaaggagtcctaaggcgtacatcttcaccagtgaagggagaaagaatgtagagtttgcccaagcctatctagagaaagcttctgagcagatgaagaagtgggcagatcagcaTACaaaaccgcaatttcatgtcaagtgtctcaagccattcaacgccaacaccaatgacctgagcagaagtcagtcaaacagcgcagagttgaagacaatgcaacctgacagacatgttgttgaagagatccttgcagaccgAAAGTtcctatcctcaaggaagaagcggcagaagttcctagtgaagtggaagtgccttgatgataaagaaatcagctggatttctgcggaagatttgaagccattcgtggacaaatttgaagtgtacctatcgccaaaagtctacgaggacgtcgaccgcataagtgggggagaatgtcacgggctaagcttgttcagggcattatgcttgcctatgaccgcttatctcgtgtgtttgggatgggtttccatcatgtaaatactagtgtagggttattttctagtatttctttcattgtaagccaaatagggcagtatgactcctcggtcactttgatgttttctagtgctagagtgagaatggcctagaaagctctttaggggagggtgagtgttcatcaatcattgtaaaactcactagcaattgtcaacgtgcttagcctacttgcctccctcgctaagtacaacatgtcaacggaggatttgttaatgaattacgtttgcttcaatatttactgcttggttgccacggctttcatgaattgataattatttccgctgctatctgattgaatgttaatgaaagtgcttcgtggatgaatgttggtaaacaaaaggctggctagttaagcaagagtgctttagctagcgccgcacggcccttcacaacggtgtgaaaaaggcggaccgtgacaacTGGCAATGTTCTGTTTACCCTGTGTTCCTCAGTGCAGGTAGATGATCTTGTTTTTTCTTCTCCGCTATTAGATTGTAGTAGATGATTACAAGTGGAAACATCGCACTGGCTGGACCATATGGCGTTAAGACTTGATATCATATATGTTCTAGTGGAACATATTGAAATTTAAGATCCTAGTTCACATGCTGAAAATATTACCCATTATCTAATTCAATCTAGGCAATTAATATAAGTATGTATCATTAAATAAGTtttggtttttctgaaaactaagAAAAGTGCTTATCCAATTGTGTGTCTGTGTTATGCGAGTGAAGTGAAAATCAACATAAACACTTCATTTGCATGCAAAAAAGTACTATTACTATAAATATCCAGTAACTTAATGATACAACAATTATCTAGACAattcatctatatatatatgcacatctTTGGCTAAACTGCTGGTTGATAACCATAAATGTGTGTTAAAAACTGAACATTCTGTTGTctctttgttttgatttttttttttgagtgttgAGTTATTTTGTGATAACTATTGTTcttgtttaatttgtttttttctgAAAGCATCGACACCATTTCCTGCATCTAGGGACTTGAATTTTTAGCAATACATGCAACATGCATCCAGTTGTCTTTTTTCACAGAAACATTTTTTGCCCTTTTTTTCCATGGCAGGGCTTTGCTGACTTGCTTGATTGTTTTGCTGCTATACATTATTATTGCTGTCTGTTGTGGAGGCATTACTCTTCCGTCCTGCAGATCTTAACTTGCTGTTGTGCTAGTAGCCCAAAGTTCGTAAGGTATGCAATATATGGCTTTTGAAAAGATGCATATCTGTTTGTTGGAGAAGAAGCCTATTCGTCTCACCATTCAGATTTTTGGAATTATAATATCCAAGGTTCAAGAAATATCCCAGCCAATTCCATTACCGATAGTTTTCAAAACCTGTGTGGTTATCAAAAGATGCTTAATGTATTTGTACTATGTTATTGCAGATACTATCTTTCTCTGTAAATTCGCGGATAttgtatttaataattttttcattTATGGTCAAAGCTCTGATTATGCTTTAATCAACTGCTTAGCATCATCTGCTTCTATGATTGATATGATTAGCTGGCCCTGTTTTAGTTGGTAAATAACAATTTTGATGAACTGCATCTTTGCATGGCTTCATCTGTCTCACAGTTAGTGTTGGAACTGCGTTGCCCATACTAATGTGTTAGCATAATTCTGGGCTGTTGAAATTTTTGTGATAAGCCACCTTGGTTTTCAAGGAGAAAAGAGAAGAAAtgaggtctctctctctctctctctcaacgtCTCTTATTTGGTTCACGTATGAAAGAAAAGTGGAAGGCAATagggaaaaagttttaaaagtgcCACTTTCTATTTTTCGAAATGGAGAGAACTGTGCAAAAAGATTAAAGGCGGGCTTTGTAAAACAGTTTTCAATCGTCCAATTAATTAGaaaaatatcatta
This region includes:
- the LOC131149809 gene encoding vesicle-associated membrane protein 714; this translates as MAILYAVVARGTVVLAEFSAVTGNTGAVARRILEKLPSEADSRLCFSQDRYIFHILRCDGLTFLCMANDTFGRRIPFSYLEDIHMRFMKNYGRVAHYAPAYAMNDEFSRVLHQQMEFFSSNPSADTLNRVRGEVGEIRTIMVENIEKILERGDRIELLVDKTATMQDSAFHFRKQSKRLHRALWMKNFKLLALLTCLIVLLLYIIIAVCCGGITLPSCRS